One window of Anaerolineales bacterium genomic DNA carries:
- a CDS encoding SpoIIE family protein phosphatase, with protein MKNQLYDEANIRLKQAQVNLTQWLETAPEEKRKSCLGPEDPACVEEHLHVIDSTLESIQEGTFGVCKICHEAIETQLLQMDYTSAVCLGHFTEEELRQLESELQMSQVIQRGLLPKRIPDISGLNISAFSRPAQIVGGDYFDFVDFKDGTHGIAIADVSGHGVSAGMFMSSLQTAFHTLIPESDSPLTALERINRLYIHNINFTTFVTVFLGKFDPKSQILTYANAGHSSAYLYRSKTQEEIWLKPTGPAIGLVERFSVHKEEIKLQPGDVFILYTDGITEAASPDGMLWGEEQLANIIRQNAEASAEQMIQAVLKELGVYTQGASQADDVTLLIAKVS; from the coding sequence GCTCCTGAAGAAAAGCGGAAGTCGTGTCTGGGTCCCGAGGACCCCGCCTGTGTGGAAGAGCATTTGCATGTGATCGACAGCACTCTGGAAAGCATCCAGGAAGGCACGTTCGGGGTTTGCAAGATCTGCCATGAAGCCATCGAGACCCAGTTACTCCAAATGGATTACACCTCTGCCGTCTGCCTCGGTCACTTTACAGAAGAGGAACTCCGCCAGTTGGAGAGCGAACTTCAGATGTCGCAGGTCATCCAACGGGGTCTGCTGCCGAAGAGAATCCCGGACATTTCCGGGTTGAACATTTCCGCGTTCAGCCGACCGGCGCAGATCGTCGGCGGCGATTATTTCGACTTCGTCGATTTCAAGGACGGCACGCATGGGATCGCGATCGCTGATGTGAGCGGGCACGGCGTTTCCGCTGGGATGTTCATGAGCAGCCTGCAAACGGCGTTCCATACGCTGATCCCCGAATCCGATTCGCCCCTGACGGCGCTCGAACGCATCAACCGCCTCTACATCCACAACATCAACTTCACGACCTTTGTCACAGTCTTTCTCGGAAAATTCGATCCCAAGTCTCAAATCCTGACCTATGCAAACGCGGGTCACAGTTCGGCGTATCTTTACCGCAGTAAAACTCAAGAGGAAATCTGGCTGAAGCCGACCGGTCCCGCCATCGGTTTGGTGGAGCGATTCTCTGTTCACAAAGAAGAGATAAAGTTACAGCCGGGCGATGTCTTCATTTTATACACGGATGGAATCACCGAAGCGGCAAGCCCGGACGGCATGTTGTGGGGCGAAGAACAATTGGCGAATATCATCCGTCAAAACGCAGAGGCCTCGGCGGAGCAGATGATCCAAGCTGTCTTGAAAGAGTTGGGTGTGTACACCCAGGGCGCTTCTCAGGCAGATGATGTGACGCTCCTGATCGCCAAAGTGAGTTAG